In Macrobrachium rosenbergii isolate ZJJX-2024 chromosome 6, ASM4041242v1, whole genome shotgun sequence, a genomic segment contains:
- the LOC136839783 gene encoding melanocortin receptor 5-like, whose protein sequence is MMKPVKYKILIAAYKIEYLIIILWTFSIANGLPVYYGVLNKSDLKNPVVQLLSLVYVTYTFIIPCIASWAAYIKMFVEAYRGRRMDASQGTEEARHRVSQWENEITRTLLVIIVVQTACSVPHMIYHMIACFKDVSSGSDAIHTIQCIQFLVDPLVFVTRAREYRNAVVQMFGCIAKKRPDTSTLEEDHVDPTNIVCADKSALHVALEMV, encoded by the exons ATGATGAAGCCTGTAAAGTACAAGATCCTTATAGCAGCTTACAAAATTGAATACCTGATCATTATTCTCTGGACGTTTTCAATTGCAAATGGTCTGCCGGTCTATTACGGG GTCCTGAACAAATCCGATTTGAAAAACCCAGTGGTCCAACTTCTGTCATTGGTATACGTCACATACACATTCATTATCCCTTGCATAGCGTCATGGgctgcatatataaaaatgtttgttgag GCCTACAGAGGGAGGAGAATGGATGCCAGCCAAGGAACTGAAGAGGCTCGTCACAGGGTCTCCCAGTGGGAAAACGAAATCACCAGGACTCTCCTCGTCATCATCGTCGTGCAGACTGCATGTTCGGTTCCCCACATGATCTATCACATGATAGCTTGTTTCAAGGACGTCAGTTCCGGTTCAGATGCCATTCATACAATACAGTGCATTCAGTTTCTAGTCGACCCACTCGTATTTGTGACGAGGGCTCGGGAATACCGCAATGCTGTTGTTCAGATGTTTGGATGCATTGCTAAAAAGCGCCCAGACACCAGCACTTTGGAAGAGGACCATGTTGATCCAACAAATATCGTTTGCGCAGATAAATCTGCTCTACACGTGGCACTTGAGATGGTGTAA